From the Roseateles sp. XES5 genome, one window contains:
- a CDS encoding DeoR/GlpR family DNA-binding transcription regulator produces the protein MFLTGRQAEIVDLAKAEGRVLVEDLASRFSVTPQTIRKDLNDLCDNKVLTRIHGGALFPSGNENVKYEARRSIAAPEKQAIGRAAAAMIPDNSSLFINIGTTTEAVGEALLEHKELMVITNNINVANRLRVYPSIEVVIAGGVVRGADGGIVGEAAVDFIRQFKVDYAVIGVSAIDEDGALLDFDYREVKVAQAIIANARHVILVSDSTKFERTAPVRIGHLSQVHTFITDSCPFEGIRSICQEHDVRLVETATQA, from the coding sequence ATGTTTCTGACGGGTCGACAGGCGGAGATCGTGGATCTCGCCAAAGCCGAGGGCCGCGTGCTCGTGGAGGACCTCGCATCGCGCTTCTCCGTGACGCCGCAGACCATCCGCAAGGACCTCAACGATCTCTGCGACAACAAGGTCCTGACGCGCATTCACGGTGGGGCGCTGTTCCCGAGCGGCAACGAGAACGTGAAATACGAGGCGCGCCGTTCCATTGCTGCGCCGGAAAAGCAGGCGATCGGCCGGGCCGCCGCCGCGATGATTCCCGACAATTCCTCGCTCTTCATCAATATCGGCACCACGACGGAGGCCGTCGGCGAGGCGCTGCTCGAACATAAAGAGCTGATGGTTATCACCAATAACATCAACGTCGCCAACCGCTTGCGCGTCTACCCCTCCATCGAGGTGGTGATTGCCGGCGGCGTGGTGCGTGGGGCGGACGGCGGCATCGTCGGCGAGGCGGCGGTCGATTTCATCCGGCAGTTCAAGGTGGACTACGCCGTCATCGGCGTTTCGGCCATCGATGAGGACGGCGCCCTGCTCGACTTCGACTATCGGGAAGTGAAGGTGGCGCAGGCGATCATTGCGAATGCGCGCCATGTCATTCTGGTTTCGGATTCGACGAAATTCGAACGGACCGCGCCCGTCCGGATCGGCCACCTTTCGCAGGTCCACACTTTCATCACGGACAGCTGTCCTTTCGAGGGCATTCGCAGCATTTGCCAGGAGCATGACGTGCGTCTCGTCGAGACGGCGACGCAGGCCTGA
- a CDS encoding DUF2160 domain-containing protein, translated as MAAVANRNNRWPVALAAVIVVYAVIAGLLVMALPVKDGARDWFASLIPGGWMAWSFPTAMFFLTIFLLIALMAVWEYARPGGSPRVGILRFETTRGDRLFVSLLGSAFIHLAWLGLVGPNLWWALALSVVYAIGVFRFV; from the coding sequence ATGGCTGCCGTCGCCAATCGCAACAATCGCTGGCCGGTCGCGCTGGCCGCCGTCATCGTCGTCTATGCCGTCATCGCCGGGCTTCTCGTCATGGCGCTTCCCGTCAAGGACGGCGCGCGCGACTGGTTCGCCTCGCTCATCCCGGGCGGCTGGATGGCCTGGTCGTTCCCGACGGCCATGTTCTTCCTGACGATCTTCCTGCTGATCGCGCTGATGGCAGTCTGGGAATATGCCCGGCCGGGCGGTTCCCCGCGCGTCGGCATCCTGCGTTTCGAGACGACCCGCGGTGACCGGCTCTTCGTGTCGCTGCTCGGCTCGGCGTTCATTCATCTCGCATGGCTGGGACTGGTCGGTCCCAACCTGTGGTGGGCTCTTGCCTTGTCCGTGGTCTACGCCATCGGCGTTTTCCGCTTCGTCTAG
- a CDS encoding ABC transporter ATP-binding protein, producing MARINLDHIRHAYGEKPKSEADYALKEVHHEWNDGGAYALLGPSGCGKTTMLNIISGLLQPSHGTVSYDGRDVTALSPQARNIAQVFQFPVIYDTMTVAENLAFPLKNRGVAPERIKARVGKIAEMLEMSGQLDQRAAGLTADAKQKISLGRGLVREDVSAVLFDEPLTVIDPHLKWQLRRKLKQIHHELKLTLIYVTHDQVEALTFADQIVVMSRGRAVQVGSADALFEKPQHMFVGNFIGSPGMNFLPAAIDGSSVKIGEQTLTLDYKPAVAVGAKTELGIRPEFIALSREGMPVSISKVEDIGRQKIVRAEFAGKPIAIVVPEDGEIPADPRVTFDPAAINIYADSWRVGREG from the coding sequence ATGGCACGCATCAATCTCGATCACATCCGCCACGCCTACGGCGAAAAGCCGAAGTCGGAAGCGGACTATGCGCTGAAGGAAGTCCACCACGAGTGGAACGACGGGGGCGCCTATGCGCTGCTGGGCCCCTCGGGCTGTGGCAAGACCACCATGCTCAACATCATCTCGGGCCTGCTGCAGCCCTCGCATGGCACGGTGAGCTACGACGGCCGCGACGTCACCGCTCTGTCACCCCAGGCGCGCAATATCGCCCAGGTGTTCCAGTTTCCGGTGATCTACGACACGATGACCGTGGCCGAGAACCTGGCCTTCCCGCTGAAGAACCGCGGCGTGGCGCCCGAGCGCATCAAGGCCCGCGTGGGCAAGATCGCCGAGATGCTGGAAATGAGCGGCCAGCTGGACCAGCGCGCCGCCGGCCTCACGGCCGATGCCAAGCAGAAGATCTCGCTGGGCCGCGGCCTGGTGCGCGAGGATGTGTCGGCCGTGCTCTTCGACGAGCCGCTCACCGTGATCGACCCGCACCTCAAGTGGCAGTTGCGGCGCAAGCTCAAGCAGATCCACCACGAGCTCAAGCTCACCCTGATCTACGTGACCCACGACCAGGTGGAGGCCCTGACCTTTGCCGACCAGATCGTGGTGATGTCGCGCGGCCGCGCGGTGCAGGTGGGTTCCGCCGACGCGCTGTTCGAGAAGCCCCAGCACATGTTCGTGGGCAACTTCATCGGCTCGCCGGGCATGAACTTCCTGCCCGCTGCCATCGACGGCAGCAGCGTCAAGATCGGTGAACAGACGCTGACGCTCGACTACAAACCCGCCGTTGCTGTCGGGGCCAAGACGGAACTCGGCATCCGGCCGGAATTCATCGCGCTGTCCCGCGAGGGCATGCCGGTCTCGATCAGCAAGGTCGAGGATATCGGCCGCCAGAAGATCGTGCGCGCCGAATTCGCCGGCAAGCCGATTGCCATCGTCGTGCCGGAAGACGGGGAAATCCCCGCCGATCCGCGCGTGACCTTCGATCCCGCCGCCATCAACATCTACGCCGATAGCTGGCGTGTCGGCAGGGAGGGCTGA
- a CDS encoding MDR family oxidoreductase, whose product MTFQALLVEKGTDGAVTATIQELGDERLPDGDVTVAVEYSTLNYKDGLCVNGKGGLVRTFPHVPGVDFAGTVETSEDPRYRAGDRVVLTGWRVGEVWWGGYATRARVKADWLVPLPETISTRQAMAIGTAGLTSMMSVIALEKAGLSPLKGEVLVTGAAGGVGSVGVALLARLGYSVAAVTGRPETADYLKGLGAETIIDRSELAEANSRPLESERWAGAIDAVGGDMLARVLKQMKYDGAVASVGLAAGAVVPSFTVIPFLLRGVSLLGIDSVMRPYDQRVDAWSRIASDLPMDKLEAMVVEHRLSDLPELANRILEGKVKGRVVVDVNA is encoded by the coding sequence ATGACGTTTCAGGCATTGCTGGTCGAGAAGGGGACGGATGGCGCGGTTACGGCCACCATCCAGGAACTCGGGGATGAGCGGCTTCCCGATGGGGACGTCACCGTCGCGGTCGAATATTCGACGCTCAACTACAAGGATGGGCTCTGCGTCAACGGCAAGGGTGGTCTGGTGCGCACGTTCCCGCATGTGCCCGGCGTCGATTTCGCCGGCACGGTCGAAACATCGGAGGATCCGCGCTACCGGGCGGGCGACCGGGTGGTGCTGACCGGCTGGCGGGTCGGCGAGGTCTGGTGGGGCGGGTATGCGACGCGCGCCAGGGTGAAGGCCGACTGGCTGGTGCCGCTGCCGGAGACGATCTCGACCCGGCAGGCCATGGCGATCGGCACGGCGGGGCTCACCTCGATGATGTCGGTCATCGCGTTGGAAAAGGCGGGGCTTTCGCCGCTGAAGGGCGAGGTGCTGGTGACGGGGGCGGCCGGCGGCGTTGGCTCGGTCGGCGTCGCGCTGCTGGCGCGGCTCGGCTATTCCGTTGCGGCCGTCACGGGGCGGCCGGAAACGGCGGACTATCTGAAGGGGCTTGGGGCGGAAACGATCATCGACCGGTCGGAGCTTGCCGAAGCCAACAGCAGGCCGCTCGAGTCCGAACGCTGGGCCGGGGCCATCGATGCGGTTGGCGGCGACATGCTGGCGCGCGTGCTCAAACAGATGAAATATGACGGTGCCGTCGCTTCGGTCGGGCTTGCGGCTGGCGCCGTCGTGCCGTCCTTCACGGTCATTCCGTTCCTGCTGCGCGGCGTCAGCCTGCTCGGCATCGATTCGGTCATGCGGCCCTATGACCAGCGCGTCGACGCATGGAGCCGCATCGCCTCCGACCTGCCGATGGACAAGCTGGAGGCCATGGTGGTCGAGCACCGGCTTTCCGACCTGCCGGAACTGGCGAACCGGATTCTCGAAGGCAAGGTGAAGGGGCGCGTCGTCGTCGACGTCAACGCCTGA
- a CDS encoding SDR family NAD(P)-dependent oxidoreductase — protein MFHPALFKGANVVVTGAGRGIGLEIARQFLDCGAHVLLHGGRAATGPLPDFLENAVADARAHIVYSDFLEEGGIGALLQRVDSLFPHVDVLINNAGTMVGRFPAADLTDEQYETIVRLNQSSVVEVTRGLLRALRRAPHAAIVNTVSISALTGGSPGSAVYSATKAFVSTYSKGLARELAPDGIRVNCVSPGTITTDFHARYSTADKLEATRKTIPLQRLGTAEDCAPAYLFLSSNALSGYITGQVIEVNGGQLIC, from the coding sequence ATGTTTCATCCAGCCTTGTTCAAGGGCGCCAATGTCGTCGTGACAGGCGCAGGGCGCGGCATCGGGCTGGAGATCGCCCGCCAGTTCCTCGATTGCGGCGCCCATGTGCTGCTGCATGGCGGGCGCGCGGCGACCGGCCCCCTGCCCGACTTTCTCGAAAACGCCGTGGCCGACGCCCGCGCCCATATCGTCTATTCGGATTTCCTGGAGGAAGGCGGCATCGGCGCGCTGCTGCAGCGGGTGGACAGCCTCTTTCCGCATGTCGACGTGCTGATCAACAATGCCGGCACCATGGTGGGCCGCTTCCCGGCCGCCGATCTGACTGACGAGCAGTACGAAACCATCGTGCGTCTCAACCAGAGTTCCGTCGTGGAGGTGACGCGCGGCCTGCTGCGCGCGCTTCGCCGTGCACCGCATGCGGCTATCGTCAACACCGTCTCGATCTCGGCCCTGACGGGCGGCAGCCCCGGCTCGGCGGTCTATTCGGCCACCAAGGCCTTCGTCTCCACCTATTCCAAGGGCCTCGCCCGCGAGCTCGCGCCGGATGGCATCCGCGTCAACTGCGTGTCGCCGGGCACCATCACCACCGATTTTCATGCGCGCTATTCGACCGCCGACAAGCTGGAAGCGACCCGCAAGACCATTCCGCTGCAGCGCCTCGGCACGGCGGAAGACTGCGCTCCCGCCTATCTCTTCCTCTCCTCCAATGCCCTGTCCGGCTACATCACCGGCCAGGTGATCGAGGTCAATGGCGGCCAGCTCATCTGCTGA
- a CDS encoding ABC transporter substrate-binding protein, with the protein MRKQLLTTTAVLLLAFTGSAFADMDAAKKFLDSEVGDMSALDRASQEKEMQWFVDAAKPFAGMEISVVSETITTHEYESKTLAKAFEEITGIKVKHDLIQEGDVVEKLQTSMQSGKSIYDGWISDSDLIGTHYRYGKIMNLTDYMSGAGKEFTNPGIDIKDFIGTSFTTAPDGKLYQLPDQQFANLYWFRADLFERKDLKDKFKAKYGYELGVPLNWSAYEDIAEFFTNDVKQIDGKPIYGHMDYGKKDPSLGWRFTDAWLSMAGTADKGIPNGMPVDEWGIRVADDKCTPVGASVSRGGATNSPAAVYALTKYVDWMKKYAPKEATGMTFGEAGPVPAQGQIAQQIFWYTAFTADMTKPGLPVVNADGTPKWRMAPGPNGPYWKQGMQNGYQDVGSWTFFANHDANKTAAAWLYAQFVTAKTTSLKKTIVGLTPIRESDIRSKAMTDMAPKLGGLVEFYRSPARVAWTPTGTNVPDYPKLAQLWWKAIGDASSGAKSAQEAMDSLCAEQEKVLERLERAGVQGDMGPKLAEEHDLEYWNKDAVSKGNLAPQLKIENEKEKPLTVNYDELVKSWQK; encoded by the coding sequence ATGCGAAAGCAACTTCTGACGACGACGGCAGTCCTGCTGCTGGCGTTCACCGGTTCCGCATTCGCGGACATGGATGCTGCCAAGAAGTTCCTGGATTCGGAGGTCGGCGACATGTCGGCGCTGGACCGCGCCAGCCAGGAAAAGGAAATGCAGTGGTTCGTCGACGCCGCCAAGCCGTTCGCCGGCATGGAAATCTCGGTGGTGTCCGAGACCATCACCACCCATGAGTACGAATCCAAGACCCTGGCCAAGGCCTTCGAGGAAATCACCGGCATCAAGGTCAAGCACGACCTGATCCAGGAAGGCGATGTGGTCGAGAAGCTGCAGACCTCCATGCAGTCCGGCAAGAGCATCTACGACGGCTGGATCTCCGACTCCGACCTGATCGGCACCCACTACCGCTACGGCAAGATCATGAACCTGACCGACTACATGTCGGGCGCAGGCAAGGAATTCACCAACCCCGGCATTGACATCAAGGACTTCATCGGCACCAGCTTCACCACGGCGCCCGATGGCAAGCTCTACCAGCTGCCCGACCAGCAGTTCGCCAACCTCTACTGGTTCCGTGCCGACCTCTTCGAGCGCAAGGACTTGAAGGACAAGTTCAAGGCCAAGTACGGCTACGAGCTGGGCGTGCCCCTGAACTGGAGCGCCTACGAGGACATCGCCGAGTTCTTCACCAATGACGTGAAGCAGATCGATGGCAAGCCCATCTACGGCCATATGGACTACGGCAAGAAGGACCCCTCGCTGGGCTGGCGCTTCACCGATGCCTGGCTGTCCATGGCCGGCACCGCCGACAAGGGCATTCCCAACGGCATGCCGGTGGACGAGTGGGGTATCCGCGTGGCCGATGACAAGTGCACCCCGGTGGGCGCCTCGGTCAGCCGCGGCGGTGCCACCAACTCGCCGGCCGCCGTCTACGCCCTGACCAAGTACGTGGACTGGATGAAGAAGTACGCGCCCAAGGAAGCCACCGGCATGACCTTCGGCGAGGCCGGCCCGGTGCCGGCCCAGGGCCAGATCGCCCAGCAGATCTTCTGGTACACCGCCTTCACCGCCGACATGACCAAGCCCGGCCTGCCGGTGGTCAATGCCGACGGCACACCCAAGTGGCGTATGGCCCCCGGCCCCAACGGCCCCTACTGGAAGCAGGGCATGCAGAACGGCTACCAGGACGTGGGCAGCTGGACCTTCTTCGCCAACCACGACGCCAACAAGACGGCCGCCGCCTGGCTGTACGCGCAGTTCGTGACGGCCAAGACCACCTCGCTGAAGAAGACCATCGTCGGCCTGACCCCGATCCGCGAGAGCGACATCCGCTCCAAGGCCATGACCGATATGGCGCCCAAGCTGGGCGGTCTGGTCGAGTTCTACCGCAGCCCCGCCCGCGTGGCCTGGACGCCCACCGGCACCAATGTGCCCGACTACCCCAAGCTGGCCCAGCTCTGGTGGAAGGCGATCGGCGATGCGTCGTCGGGTGCCAAGAGCGCACAGGAAGCCATGGATTCGCTCTGCGCCGAGCAGGAGAAGGTGCTTGAGCGCCTGGAACGCGCCGGCGTTCAGGGCGACATGGGCCCGAAGCTCGCCGAAGAGCACGATCTCGAATACTGGAACAAGGATGCCGTTTCCAAGGGCAACCTCGCTCCGCAGCTCAAGATCGAGAACGAGAAGGAAAAGCCGCTCACCGTCAATTACGACGAACTCGTCAAGAGCTGGCAGAAGTAA
- a CDS encoding carbohydrate ABC transporter permease, whose product MLPIYWLVNMSFKTNQEITGVFSLWPQQPTLRNYAVIFTDPSWYSGYINSLIYVGINTLISITVALPAAYAFSRYSFLGDKHVFFWLLTNRMTPPAVFLLPFFQLYTTLGLMDTHIAVALAHLLFNVPLAVWILEGFMSGIPREIDETAYIDGYSFPRFFLTIFLPLIKAGVGVAAFFCFMFSWVELLLARTLTSVNAKPIVATMTRTVSASGMDWATLAAAGTLTIVPGAIVIWFVRHYIAKGFAMGRV is encoded by the coding sequence ATGCTGCCGATCTACTGGCTCGTCAACATGAGCTTCAAGACGAACCAGGAGATCACCGGCGTCTTCTCGCTGTGGCCGCAGCAGCCGACGCTGCGGAACTATGCCGTCATCTTCACCGACCCGTCCTGGTACTCGGGCTACATCAACAGCCTGATCTATGTGGGCATCAACACGCTGATCTCCATCACCGTGGCCCTGCCCGCCGCCTATGCCTTCAGCCGCTACAGCTTCCTGGGCGACAAGCATGTGTTCTTCTGGCTGCTGACCAACCGCATGACGCCGCCCGCGGTCTTTCTGCTGCCCTTCTTCCAGCTCTACACCACGCTGGGACTGATGGACACGCATATTGCCGTGGCCCTGGCCCACCTGCTCTTCAATGTGCCGCTGGCGGTGTGGATCCTGGAAGGCTTCATGAGCGGCATCCCGCGCGAGATTGACGAGACCGCCTATATCGACGGCTACAGCTTCCCGCGCTTCTTCCTCACCATCTTCCTGCCCCTGATCAAGGCGGGCGTGGGCGTGGCGGCCTTCTTCTGCTTCATGTTCAGCTGGGTGGAGCTGCTGCTGGCCCGCACCCTGACCAGCGTGAACGCCAAGCCCATCGTGGCCACCATGACCCGCACGGTCAGCGCCTCTGGCATGGACTGGGCGACCCTGGCCGCGGCCGGCACCCTGACCATCGTGCCGGGCGCCATCGTGATCTGGTTCGTGCGGCACTACATCGCGAAGGGTTTCGCGATGGGACGTGTCTGA
- the glpD gene encoding glycerol-3-phosphate dehydrogenase, whose amino-acid sequence MDGDVIRDIFVIGGGINGCGIARDAAGRGYSVVLAEMKDFASGTSSASTKLIHGGLRYLEHYEFRLVREALMEREVLWAMAPHVIWPMRFVLPFQKGGLRPAWLIRLGLFLYDYIGGRKLLPATATLDLARDPAGGPLKKLFRKAFEYSDGWVDDARLVVLNARDAADRGADIRTGTKVVTARRENGHWTVETENVETGARETVRARMLVNAAGPWVDKVLSAAFGRNDVHNVRLVQGSHIVVKKKFSDPRAYFFQNPDGRIMFAIPYQEEFTLIGTTDRDYEGDPRDVRISDTEIDYLCASASEYFAEPVKRDDIVWTYSGVRPLFDDGASKAQEATRDYVLKVEGGNGQAPLLNIFGGKLTTYRRLAESALEKIGEAIGAKGDRWTATSRLPGGDFKVDGFDAEVKALGLRFPFLAPTHARRLVRLYGTRAAAMLDGATTVGDLGRHFGSDLFEREVRWLMKEEWARHAEDVLWRRTKRGLHLTAAEAAALEDYMAAAQAAPH is encoded by the coding sequence TTGGACGGCGACGTGATCCGCGATATTTTCGTCATCGGTGGCGGCATCAACGGCTGCGGCATTGCGCGCGATGCGGCGGGCCGCGGCTATTCGGTCGTGCTTGCCGAAATGAAGGATTTCGCTTCGGGCACGTCTTCCGCTTCCACCAAGCTCATTCACGGCGGCCTGCGTTATCTCGAGCACTACGAATTCCGTCTCGTGCGCGAGGCGTTGATGGAGCGTGAAGTGCTCTGGGCGATGGCGCCGCACGTCATCTGGCCGATGCGCTTCGTACTGCCTTTCCAGAAGGGCGGCCTGCGCCCGGCCTGGCTCATCCGCCTCGGCCTTTTCCTTTACGACTATATCGGCGGTCGCAAGCTGCTGCCGGCGACCGCGACGCTGGATCTTGCCAGAGACCCGGCCGGCGGGCCGCTGAAGAAGCTCTTCCGCAAAGCCTTCGAATATTCCGACGGCTGGGTGGACGATGCGCGTCTCGTGGTGCTGAACGCCCGCGACGCCGCCGATCGGGGTGCGGATATCCGCACCGGCACGAAGGTCGTCACCGCCCGCCGCGAAAACGGCCACTGGACCGTCGAGACCGAGAATGTCGAGACCGGCGCCCGCGAGACGGTGCGCGCCCGCATGCTGGTCAATGCCGCGGGCCCTTGGGTAGACAAGGTTCTCTCGGCGGCTTTCGGCCGCAACGACGTGCACAATGTCCGTCTCGTGCAGGGCAGCCATATCGTCGTGAAGAAGAAATTCTCCGATCCGCGCGCCTATTTCTTCCAGAACCCGGACGGGCGCATCATGTTCGCCATCCCCTATCAGGAAGAGTTCACGCTGATCGGCACGACGGACCGGGATTACGAAGGCGATCCCCGGGATGTCCGCATCAGTGACACGGAAATCGATTATCTTTGCGCCTCGGCCAGCGAGTATTTCGCCGAGCCGGTGAAGCGCGACGACATCGTCTGGACCTATTCCGGCGTGCGCCCGCTCTTCGACGACGGTGCCAGCAAGGCGCAGGAAGCGACACGCGACTACGTGCTGAAGGTCGAGGGCGGCAATGGCCAGGCGCCGCTGCTCAACATTTTCGGCGGCAAGCTCACCACCTACCGGCGTCTGGCGGAATCGGCGCTGGAGAAAATCGGTGAGGCGATCGGCGCCAAGGGCGACCGCTGGACCGCGACATCCCGCCTGCCGGGCGGCGATTTCAAGGTCGACGGTTTCGACGCCGAGGTGAAGGCGCTCGGTCTGCGCTTTCCCTTTCTCGCCCCGACCCATGCCCGCCGGCTCGTTCGGCTCTATGGCACGCGGGCGGCCGCGATGCTCGACGGTGCGACGACGGTCGGCGATCTTGGCCGGCATTTCGGCAGCGACCTTTTCGAACGCGAGGTGCGCTGGCTGATGAAGGAAGAATGGGCCCGGCACGCCGAAGACGTGCTGTGGCGGCGGACCAAACGAGGATTGCACCTGACGGCCGCGGAAGCGGCCGCGCTGGAAGACTACATGGCGGCTGCGCAGGCGGCGCCCCACTAG
- a CDS encoding ABC transporter ATP-binding protein, with the protein MLELRNITKVAGADTHIHPTNLVLERGSLNVLLGPTLSGKTSLMRLMAGLDKPTAGSVWFDGKDVTGVRVQDRGVAMVYQQFINYPALTVYENIASPMRIKGADSATIDREVRKAADLLKLTPYLDRTPLNLSGGQQQRTALARAIVKNASLVLLDEPLANLDYKLREELRLELPKIFAASGAIFVYATTEPSEALLLGGNTATLSEGRITQFDRTIDVYRRPNDLLTARTFADPPLNTVQVVKTGGYFEIAGKPALPVPAHLAGVPDGACTIAFHPHHLSLTSQTPASASLQARTAISEIAGSESFIHIEFEGSRWVMLSPGIHDIEPDAVITVHVDTRHLMAFGADGKAIAAPAAAAA; encoded by the coding sequence ATGCTGGAACTGAGAAACATCACGAAGGTGGCGGGGGCGGACACGCATATCCACCCGACCAATCTCGTGCTCGAGCGCGGCTCGCTCAACGTGCTGCTTGGCCCAACACTGTCGGGCAAGACCTCGCTGATGCGTCTGATGGCGGGCCTCGACAAGCCGACGGCGGGCTCCGTCTGGTTCGACGGCAAGGATGTGACGGGCGTGCGCGTGCAGGACCGCGGCGTCGCCATGGTCTACCAGCAGTTCATCAACTATCCGGCGCTGACGGTCTATGAGAACATCGCTTCGCCGATGCGCATCAAGGGTGCGGACAGCGCGACCATCGACCGCGAGGTGCGCAAGGCCGCGGATCTTCTGAAGCTGACGCCCTATCTCGACCGCACGCCGCTCAACCTGTCCGGCGGCCAGCAGCAGCGAACGGCGCTCGCCCGCGCCATTGTCAAGAATGCCAGCCTCGTGCTGCTCGACGAGCCGCTCGCCAACCTCGACTACAAGCTGCGCGAGGAACTGCGCCTCGAACTGCCGAAGATCTTCGCCGCGTCCGGCGCCATCTTCGTCTATGCGACGACCGAGCCGTCCGAGGCGCTGCTTCTCGGCGGCAACACGGCGACGCTTTCCGAGGGCCGTATCACGCAGTTCGACCGCACCATCGACGTCTATCGCCGTCCGAACGATCTCCTGACCGCGCGCACCTTCGCCGATCCGCCGCTGAACACGGTGCAGGTCGTCAAGACGGGCGGCTATTTCGAGATCGCCGGCAAGCCGGCGCTGCCGGTGCCGGCGCATCTGGCCGGCGTGCCGGATGGCGCCTGCACCATCGCCTTCCATCCGCACCATCTGTCGCTGACGAGCCAGACGCCGGCCTCGGCCAGTCTTCAGGCGCGCACCGCGATTTCGGAAATCGCCGGCTCGGAAAGCTTCATCCATATCGAATTCGAGGGCAGCCGCTGGGTCATGCTCTCGCCGGGCATCCACGACATCGAGCCGGATGCGGTCATCACCGTTCACGTCGACACGCGCCATCTGATGGCCTTCGGCGCGGACGGCAAGGCGATCGCCGCACCCGCGGCCGCGGCGGCCTGA
- a CDS encoding carbohydrate ABC transporter permease codes for MNKTWNNKAWFMVLPVLLLVAFSAVIPLMTVVNYSVQDTFGNNQFFWNGVGWFSDVLESDRFWEALGRNLLFSIIILAIEIPLGILIALNMPKKGLGVPVCLVLMALSLLIPWNVVGTIWQIYGRADIGLLGAALQWLGVDYNYTGNATDAWVTVLVMDVWHWTPLVALLCFAGLRSIPDAYYQAARIDGASKLAVFRYIQLPKMRGVLMIAVLLRFMDSFMIYTEPFVLTGGGPGNATTFLSQYLTQKAVGQFDLGPAAAFSLIYFLIILLLSWIFYTVMTSSDEQA; via the coding sequence ATGAACAAGACCTGGAACAACAAGGCCTGGTTCATGGTCCTGCCCGTCCTGCTGCTCGTCGCCTTCTCGGCGGTGATCCCGCTGATGACGGTGGTGAACTATTCGGTGCAGGATACGTTCGGCAACAACCAGTTCTTCTGGAACGGCGTCGGCTGGTTCTCGGACGTATTGGAATCCGACCGCTTCTGGGAAGCGCTCGGCCGCAACCTGCTCTTCTCCATCATCATCCTGGCGATCGAGATTCCGCTTGGCATCCTGATTGCGCTCAACATGCCCAAGAAGGGCCTCGGCGTACCGGTCTGCCTCGTCCTGATGGCCCTGTCCCTGCTGATCCCCTGGAATGTGGTGGGCACCATCTGGCAGATCTACGGCCGCGCCGACATCGGCCTGCTGGGCGCCGCCCTGCAGTGGCTGGGCGTGGACTACAACTACACCGGCAATGCCACCGATGCCTGGGTCACGGTGCTGGTGATGGATGTGTGGCACTGGACGCCCCTGGTGGCCCTGCTGTGCTTCGCCGGCCTGCGTTCCATCCCGGATGCCTACTACCAGGCCGCGCGCATTGATGGCGCCAGCAAGCTGGCCGTGTTCCGCTACATCCAGCTGCCCAAGATGCGCGGCGTGCTGATGATCGCGGTGCTGCTGCGCTTCATGGACAGCTTCATGATCTACACCGAGCCCTTCGTGCTCACCGGTGGCGGCCCCGGCAATGCCACCACCTTCCTCAGCCAGTACCTGACGCAGAAGGCCGTGGGCCAGTTCGACCTGGGCCCCGCTGCCGCCTTCTCGCTGATCTACTTCCTCATCATCCTGCTGCTGTCGTGGATCTTCTACACGGTCATGACCAGCAGCGACGAGCAGGCGTGA